Proteins from one Malania oleifera isolate guangnan ecotype guangnan chromosome 4, ASM2987363v1, whole genome shotgun sequence genomic window:
- the LOC131153930 gene encoding GDSL esterase/lipase At5g03980-like, which produces MASTSTVSLLLRLLLLVFLLIPSYSVDAHPLQSCMFDAIYQMGDSISDTGNLVRESPLGSSTAFARLPYGQTFFGNATGRCSDGLLMIDYLALAAGLPFVNPYMNRDANFGHGVNFAVAGSTALPTDVLAQNGIVSLVTNTSLHVQLHSMLSHFNSICSNQRALFMVGETGGNDYNYALFQGKSTEQLKSLVPNVVATIKHAVERVIEYGAARVVVPGNFPIGCLPIYLTGFHTNDSAAYDQFGCLKELNNFAMHHNDHLQKAINELVEKNPNAIIAYADYYNAFLSLLQNAPSLGFDELSTQKACCGKGGDYDFDLANMCGAPGVLVCPDPHRRISWDGVHLTSNAYKYMADWLNKDLLPKFQCIF; this is translated from the exons ATGGCTTCCACTTCCactgtttctcttcttcttcgccttcttcttcttgtttttcttctgATTCCCAGTTATTCCGTCGATGCCCATCCGCTTCAGAGTTGCATGTTTGATGCCATTTATCAAATGGGTGATTCCATCTCCGACACCGGCAATCTCGTTCGCGAGTCTCCCCTTGGTTCCTCCACCGCTTTTGCCCGCCTTCCCTATGGCCAAACCTTCTTCGGCAATGCCACCGGCAGGTGCTCCGACGGCCTCCTTATGATCGATTACCTCG CGCTGGCTGCTGGACTTCCATTTGTGAATCCATACATGAACAGGGATGCCAACTTTGGCCATGGCGTCAATTTTGCGGTTGCTGGTTCTACTGCTTTGCCAACCGATGTTCTTGCACAGAATGGCATCGTCTCTTTGGTCACCAACACCTCCCTTCATGTTCAACTCCATTCCATGCTTTCCCACTTCAATTCCATTTGTTCCAATCAAAGAG CACTGTTCATGGTGGGAGAGACCGGAGGCAATGACTATAACTATGCTTTGTTTCAAGGAAAATCTACTGAACAATTGAAGAGCCTTGTCCCCAACGTTGTTGCCACCATAAAGCATGCTGTTGAA AGAGTGATCGAATATGGCGCTGCCCGGGTGGTTGTTCCTGGCAATTTTCCTATTGGTTGTTTGCCAATCTATCTCACCGGCTTCCACACCAACGATTCGGCAGCTTATGACCAATTTGGATGTTTAAAAGAGTTGAACAACTTCGCAATGCATCACAATGATCATCTGCAAAAAGCCATCAATGAGTTGGTAGAAAAAAACCCAAATGCTATCATTGCATATGCCGATTATTATAATGCTTTCCTATCGCTCCTTCAGAATGCCCCATCTCTTG GTTTTGATGAGCTTTCTACACAAAAAGCTTGCTGCGGGAAAGGAGGGGATTATGATTTTGATTTGGCCAACATGTGCGGAGCTCCAGGAGTACTTGTTTGTCCCGATCCTCATCGTCGTATTAGTTGGGATGGAGTTCATTTGACAAGCAATGCGTACAAGTATATGGCAGATTGGCTCAATAAAGATCTTTTGCCCAAGTTTCAATGCATTTTCTGA